The sequence CCCGCTTACTACCTCGAAGCCCTGACCGTCGCGCTCGGCATCCTCCTGCTGATGGCCGAGGCGTTTTCCTCGAACCGCTCGAAAGCCTGGGTCGGCGGCGCGGCCGCGGTCGGGCTGGGATTGATTCTCGTGGCCCTGTTCTGCGCGGTCGGGCCGGAGGCGAAACCGGACGCGGCCTGGGCGAAATGGCCGCTGTGGAACTTCTACAGCTTCGATTCGCTCGCTCGCTTCTACAAGGGCTTCGCGCTGGTCTCCACCCTGCTGGTGGTGCTGCTTTCGATCGACTTCCGCTCCGTGCTCGCGCGCTTCACCGATCACCCGGGCTCCGAATCCGGCACCGGTGAGTTCTACGCGCTGCCGGTCTTCGCCTGCGCGGGCATGATGTGGATGGCCTCCGCCAAGGACCTCGCCGGTGCCTTCGTGGCGCTGGAGCTGGTGACGATCACCTTCTACATCTTGGTGGCCTACATGCGCCGCAATGTCGGTTCGCTGGAGGCAGGCGTTAAATACCTCATCCTCGGCGCGCTCAGCACCGGCTTCCTCGTTTACGGCATCGCCTGGATCTACGGCACCACCGGCACGATGAGCCTGGCGGGCATCAGCCAGTGGATCAGCTCCCAGCCGTCCGTGCAGGAACCCGGCCAGAGCTACCTGCCGCTGCTCTTCGGCATCGCGCTGGTGATGGTGTCGCTTGGCTTCAAGGTCGGCGCCACGCCGATGCAGGTGTGGATCCCGGACGTCTATCAGGGTGCTCCCACCCCGACCACCGCCTTCCTCTCCGTCGGCTCGAAGGCCGCGGGCTTCATCCTGCTCATTCGTTTCCTCCAGCCCTTCCTCGCCCCGGAGTCGCCGGTGCGCGGCCCGGTGCTGGTGCTGCTGCTGGTGCTCGCCTGCCTGACGCTGGTCTTCGGCAACCTCGCCGCGATCCCGCAAACGAACTTCAAGCGCCTGCTGGCCTACTCCTCGATCGCCCACGCCGGATTCCTCCTGCTGGCGCTCGCCGCCTGGAACACCGACGAAGCCAACCTGCTCGGCTCGGTGAAGACGGTGTCCTTCTACCTCGCCACCTACCTGCTGATGACGCTCGGCACCTTCTTCGTGCTCGGCCAGATCCGCATCCAGAGCGAGGGCGAGCGCATCGAGGACTTCAACGGCCTCGGCCAGCGCAACCCGCTGCTCGCGCTCGCCGTGACCGTCCTGCTCGCCGCGCTGGCGGGCGTGCCGCTCACCGCCGGGTTCTACGGCAAGTTCTTCGTCTTCTCGCTGGCCGTGAAACAGCAGCTCTGGAGCGGCGTCGGCCTCGGCTTCATCGCCGCGGCGGCCGGCTTCTACTACTACTTCAAAACGATCCGCGCGATGTGGTGGCAGCCGTCCGCCGAAGGCGCGAAGGCCCTGGTCCTGCCGACCGTCACCCGCGTGGTGGTCGCCGTGCTGACCGTGCTGGTCCTGCTCCTCGGCGTGTGGCCGCAGCCGGTGCTGTGGCTGCTGGGCTGATCCGGCCTCCCAAATTTGAAATCTCATGTCGAACAAGGCCCCGGGGTTCAGCGCCCCGGGGCCTGTTCCTTTGGTGGAGAGTGACAAATTTGCCTTTCCCGGCAGGGAGTTGCCTCCAATGCTTCCCGCCACCCCATGACCGCCGACTTCCTTGTCATCGGCACCGGCATCGCCGGACTGAGTTTCGCGATCCGGGCCGCCAGGCACGGATCGGTCATCGTGCTCGCCAAGGGCGGCGTCTATGAATCCAACACCGCCTGGGCCCAGGGCGGCATCGCCTCGGTGCTGCCACCCGGCTTCTGCGACGATGGAGACACGATCGAGAAGCACGTGGCCGACACCCTCGACGCCGGCGCGGGGCTTTGCGACGAAGCGGCCGTCCGCACCATCGTGGGGGAAGGCGCGGCCACCATCGACGACCTGACCGGCTACGGCGTGGCCTTCGACCGGGAGAACGGCCACTACCAGCTCGGCAAGGAAGGCGGCCACTCGCAGCGCCGCATCCTCCACGCCCGCGACACCACCGGCCGGGAAATCGCCCGCGCGCTGGTGGAACAGGCGCGGAAGACCCCGAACCTCACCATTCTCGAGCACCACTACGCCATCGACCTGATCACCACCGCCAAGCTCGGCGCGGTGATCGACGACCGCGTGCTGGGTGCCTACGTCCTGGACCGCCGCAGCGGCGCGGTCCGCGTCTTCCGCTCCGACCGCGTGGTGCTCGCCACCGGCGGCTGCGGCAAGGTCTACCTCTACACCACCAACCCGGACGCCTCGACCGGCGACGGCGTAGCGATGGCGTGGCGGGCCGGGGCGAACGTGGCGAACATGGAGTTCATCCAGTTCCACCCGACCTGTTTCTACAACCCCGCGGCCACCGGCCCCGAGGCCCGCTCCTTCCTCGTCAGCGAGGCGGTGCGCGGCGAGGGCGGCGTGCTGATCAACGCCAAGGGCGAGGATTTCACCAAGAAGAGCGACCCGCGCGGCTCGTTGGCGCCGCGCGACATCGTGGCCCGGGCGATCGACCGCGAGATCAAGCGCACCGGCGCGCCCTGCGTCTATCTGGACGTCACGCACAAGCCCGCCGGGTTCATGCGGGAGCACTTCCCCTTCATCCACGAGACCCTGCTCAAATACGGGATCGACTGCGAGAAACAGCCGATCCCGGTGGTGCCCGCGGCCCACTACCAGTGCGGCGGCGTGGTCACCGATGTCGACGGCAAGACCAGCGTCCGCGGCCTCTACGCCATCGGCGAGGTCGCCTGCACCGGCCTCCACGGCGCGAACCGCCTGGCCTCGAACTCGCTGTTGGAGGGCAATGTCGTCGCCCGCCGCGCGCTGGAGGAGATGCTCAAGTTCTACTCCCCCGGTAAACCGCACGAGGACGAGCCGCCCGAGATCCCGGAATGGCACCACGGCGACGTGGCCGAGCCCGACGAGCTGGTGGTCATCTACCACAACTGGGACGAGATCCGCCGCCTGATGTGGGACTATGTCTCCATCGTCCGCACCGAGAACCGCTTGCGCCGCGCCGCCGCCCGGCTCCGGAACCTGAAGAAGGAAGTCCGCGAGTTCTATTGGGGCCACCGGGTCAACGCCGACATTCTCGAGCTGCGGAACCTGGTGGCCGTGGCGGGATTGATCGTGGACTGCGCCATCCGCCGGAAGGAATCCCGCGGCCTGCATTTCACCCTCGACCACCCGCAGGCGGTCGAACGGCAGAAGCGGGATACCATGTTGCGGAAGTTCTAACGTCGGCTGGTTTCAGCGGCAATGGCTGCGCATATTTTCCGATATTCCTGCATGATGATAAGGCTGCCTTAATTATCATCGGGAAGGGATAGCACGGATTCAGACAAATCGAACACCGTCACAATCTACTCATTTCGAGTAACTTGTGATAACAGAATCCGTATTTCCACGGCATTCCCGGTCCTTGGGCTTGATCCGGGGTGGGGTCTAACGTTTCACTACGACCCTCCCCCCACATGAAAACGAAACTGCTGCTAGGCGTGGCAGCGATCGCTGCGGCCGTGCTGTCTGGCCGATCCCACGCCCAAACCCTCCAGGCGCATCTCATCGATGCGAGCCCGCAGATCTTGGTGTCCGTCACTTTCGACGGCAATCCAAGCCACGCCGAGGCCCAGAACGCCGGCCAATTGAATTTCGACTTCGGCCCCGCCTTCTGCGTGGAGCCGCTGGCCGGCCTCTCGTATGGCGAGACGCTGGTCTACGACATCCAGAGCCCGCAGTCGCTGGCCCAGTATGACACGATCTCGCGCCTCGTCGGCGGCTACCTCGCCTCCGGCAAGACCGACATCGATGCCGCCGCGGTGCAGGCCGCGATCTGGGAAGTGGTGATGGGCGACAATGGCAACCTCTCCACTGGCAATGTGAAGCTGCTCGATTCGCCCGCGGTGGTGACGGCAGCCAACAACTACCTGGCCAATGTGGCCACGTACACCCCGGTGACCCTCACCTACCTGACGAACAACACCCGCCAGGACGTGGTGACCTGGAGCACCGTGCCGGAACCCAGCTCCGTGCTGCTTCTCGGCCTCGCCTCGCTAACTGTTCTTCGCCGGAAACGCTGAAGCGGCGGGCATTCCACGGCCGGCGGGCCTCTAACCACCGGCTTTTGCCTTGCGCCAAATCGCGGAATCCGGAGAATGCAGCACTCATTGGCAACCCTAACGGGGTTGCCCGGACGTCCCTCCGCATGATCACGACCCGTACCCAACTCGCCGTGACCCTCCCGCTGCTCCTCGCGGCGGGTTCTTTTTCGCAAGCCCAGACGGCTGCGACGGCTAGCGGTGTTCCCCGGGTGATCGTGCCGACCAGTCCCCAGCCCAGTGTGGGCACCGCCACCTCCGGCGCCGCCCCGCGCGTGGTCATCCCGACCAGCAACCTTTCCGCCGCCCCGGCCCGCCCGGTCGACCCCACCGCCCGGGTGCTCTATCCGTGGCGCATGTCGGTGACGGCCACCGTGTTCTGGGTCGGCGAACTGCCGTCGCAGAACAACCCCACACCGAACACCAAATCCTCGTGGGACCAGGCGTGGTCCTCGAACTTCGGTGGCTATGACGACCCCGAGCCGTCCGGCCGGGTCGCGGATTTCAAGACCGGGGATTTCCGCCCGAAGTCCTTTTCACCGAAGCTGAACCCCTTCTACATCGCGTTGCCCTACAACGACGTGATCAGCTCGACGATCCACAAGCCCGAAGCGAGCAAGGTGATCCCGTGGTTCAGCCGCCTCAGCCCGGAACCGGGCAAGACGGTCTGCAAGGGCCGCTGGCTCCAGATCTACTACAACAACCGCAGTTGCTACGCCCAATGGGAGGACTGCGGCCCGTGGGTGACCGACGATTGGGAATACGTCTTCGGCAACAAGCCGCCGAAGAACACCTCCAACCAGTCCGCGGGCATCGATATTTCCCCGTCCGTGCGCGACTACCTCGGCGTCGCCTCGGGCCAAAAGGTCCACTGGCGCTTCGTGGAAGCCGGCCAGGTGCCCTACGGTCCGTGGAAAAAATACGGCCAGGACAACGCCACCGATCCGAATCTGGAAGCCCAGCGCAAGTATCTCGAATACCTCCGCAAGCTGCGCGACGAGGAGTTCCAGAAGAAACCGATCGGACAGTAAGCCGCACCCGGCGGACAGACGTGGGCGTTCGCGCTACTTTTCAGCTGGGGCCTCATTGGCCGTCACGCCCTTGTAGAGCGTGGCGAAAATCACCAGGCAGAGCAACAGGATGCCAGAAAGCACGGCCCAGAACAGGGTCCAGCCGCCGCTGCCACCGATCACCGCGAGGCGGTAGAGGTAGCCGACGAACAGAGTCCCGGTGAGGGTTCCGACTCCCGCCGACATCAGGGTGAGCAGCCCCTGGGCCTGTCCGCGGAGCCCCGGCGGCACCCGCCGGTCCAGGAAGATCTGGGCGGTGATAAAATAGAACGTGTAGGCGATCCCGTGGAGCGAGACCCCAGCGATCAGCCAGCCCCGGACACTGTTGGCCCCGGCCACCGTGAAACAAACGAAGCGGGCAAGCGTGAGCCCAAGCGCCCAGATCAGCACGGTTTTCACCCGGCAACGCGCCATCACCGCGCCCACGAATACCATCGCGCCCACCTCCGACCACTGGCCGAGTGTCATCGTGCCGGACGCGTGGAGATCCCCCAGCGCCTCCAGATGGCGGGGCACGAACATGTAGAACGCCGACATCGGCACCGATAGCAGCGCCGTGGTGAGGAAAAACACGAAGTGGTCCCGCTCCTTCAGCAGGCTGAAGGCCTCGAGGCCCAACAGGCTGGTCCACGAGCGGCTTTTCGAGGTCGGATGGGTCGCAGGCAGCAGGAAGGCGATGAGGCCGAGCATCACCCGGGTGATCACGGACGCGTAGCCGGAGGTCGAGGAGCGATCGCCATGGAGCAGATAGCTGGTCGCCAGCCCGGCCACCATCCAACCGATGGTGCCGCCGAGGCGGACCAGCGGGAACTGGCGCTCGCCGTGTTTCAGGTGGGTGAGCGCCACCATGGTGCCGAGCCCCCACATCGGACCGGCGAACAGGGCGTGGAGGGCGAGGAAGCCGATGAACCACCACGTGTTCCAGCCATGATCGAGCGACCAAAAGGCCACCAGCAACAGGCCTGCGCTGGTCATGGCAATGATGCCGAGCAAACGCTCTGCACGGATCCGCTGGTCCGCGAGGGCTCCGGCGATCAGCGGCGACACCATCGCGGCGCAGGGCGACACCATGAAGGCGAGCGTGATCCACTCCCCCAGCCCCTTGGCATTGAGGATATTGGTCAGGGCGGCACCCCAGAAGCCCGGCGACAGGCCGAGGAAAAAGCACATCACCCACATCATCGGGAACACCGGATAGCGGGAGGAAGGTGCGTCGTCGGCCACGGGGCGACGCTAGGATTCAAGCGCCGCCGGACAATCCT comes from Luteolibacter sp. LG18 and encodes:
- the nadB gene encoding L-aspartate oxidase; translation: MTADFLVIGTGIAGLSFAIRAARHGSVIVLAKGGVYESNTAWAQGGIASVLPPGFCDDGDTIEKHVADTLDAGAGLCDEAAVRTIVGEGAATIDDLTGYGVAFDRENGHYQLGKEGGHSQRRILHARDTTGREIARALVEQARKTPNLTILEHHYAIDLITTAKLGAVIDDRVLGAYVLDRRSGAVRVFRSDRVVLATGGCGKVYLYTTNPDASTGDGVAMAWRAGANVANMEFIQFHPTCFYNPAATGPEARSFLVSEAVRGEGGVLINAKGEDFTKKSDPRGSLAPRDIVARAIDREIKRTGAPCVYLDVTHKPAGFMREHFPFIHETLLKYGIDCEKQPIPVVPAAHYQCGGVVTDVDGKTSVRGLYAIGEVACTGLHGANRLASNSLLEGNVVARRALEEMLKFYSPGKPHEDEPPEIPEWHHGDVAEPDELVVIYHNWDEIRRLMWDYVSIVRTENRLRRAAARLRNLKKEVREFYWGHRVNADILELRNLVAVAGLIVDCAIRRKESRGLHFTLDHPQAVERQKRDTMLRKF
- a CDS encoding NADH-quinone oxidoreductase subunit N yields the protein MPAYYLEALTVALGILLLMAEAFSSNRSKAWVGGAAAVGLGLILVALFCAVGPEAKPDAAWAKWPLWNFYSFDSLARFYKGFALVSTLLVVLLSIDFRSVLARFTDHPGSESGTGEFYALPVFACAGMMWMASAKDLAGAFVALELVTITFYILVAYMRRNVGSLEAGVKYLILGALSTGFLVYGIAWIYGTTGTMSLAGISQWISSQPSVQEPGQSYLPLLFGIALVMVSLGFKVGATPMQVWIPDVYQGAPTPTTAFLSVGSKAAGFILLIRFLQPFLAPESPVRGPVLVLLLVLACLTLVFGNLAAIPQTNFKRLLAYSSIAHAGFLLLALAAWNTDEANLLGSVKTVSFYLATYLLMTLGTFFVLGQIRIQSEGERIEDFNGLGQRNPLLALAVTVLLAALAGVPLTAGFYGKFFVFSLAVKQQLWSGVGLGFIAAAAGFYYYFKTIRAMWWQPSAEGAKALVLPTVTRVVVAVLTVLVLLLGVWPQPVLWLLG
- a CDS encoding PEP-CTERM sorting domain-containing protein; the encoded protein is MKTKLLLGVAAIAAAVLSGRSHAQTLQAHLIDASPQILVSVTFDGNPSHAEAQNAGQLNFDFGPAFCVEPLAGLSYGETLVYDIQSPQSLAQYDTISRLVGGYLASGKTDIDAAAVQAAIWEVVMGDNGNLSTGNVKLLDSPAVVTAANNYLANVATYTPVTLTYLTNNTRQDVVTWSTVPEPSSVLLLGLASLTVLRRKR
- a CDS encoding MFS transporter; the protein is MADDAPSSRYPVFPMMWVMCFFLGLSPGFWGAALTNILNAKGLGEWITLAFMVSPCAAMVSPLIAGALADQRIRAERLLGIIAMTSAGLLLVAFWSLDHGWNTWWFIGFLALHALFAGPMWGLGTMVALTHLKHGERQFPLVRLGGTIGWMVAGLATSYLLHGDRSSTSGYASVITRVMLGLIAFLLPATHPTSKSRSWTSLLGLEAFSLLKERDHFVFFLTTALLSVPMSAFYMFVPRHLEALGDLHASGTMTLGQWSEVGAMVFVGAVMARCRVKTVLIWALGLTLARFVCFTVAGANSVRGWLIAGVSLHGIAYTFYFITAQIFLDRRVPPGLRGQAQGLLTLMSAGVGTLTGTLFVGYLYRLAVIGGSGGWTLFWAVLSGILLLCLVIFATLYKGVTANEAPAEK